In Eisenibacter elegans DSM 3317, the genomic window TACCAAATCTACGAAGCCCTCATAGACCGCTGGCTCGACCGCGAGGCCAACCGCCGTAAGGGGCGCGAGACCGAGTACAAGGCTGCACTCTATCGATTTGCACAGGCCGCAGCGCTCGATATGTGTCGTAATAGCAAGGTTCGCGAGGGCTTTTGGATTTCTGCTGACGAGCTGACTCCCCTAGCTGCTCAATACGATATAACTCTCAACGAGCTAGAGCTGAAAAGCCGCTCACTGCTCAACCTCAACGCCAAAGGCCAATATAAATTTGCACACAAGTCTATTCTCGAATATTTCATCGCCCAGCAGGTATTCGAAGCCCCTATCCTCACAGAGCAGTTTGCCCTCAGCGACCTAGAGCTAGCGCAACTGTTTTTGGAAGAGATGAGCCACCAACATCTCTGCGGCCTCGAAGGTGTATACCAAACCCTTAAATTTGGCGAAGCCCTACCCCTAACCCAGCTCTCCCGCCAAACATTGGCGGCCATCAAGGTGGTGCATCTGCCCAAAATCACCGACCACGACCTACAGGCTCTGGCTGTATTGCCCAATCTTGACAACCTCCAAATAGCAGACAATATCAGCCTAAGCAGCACCAAACTCTCCAATTTGCTGCAAAAACGCCACTTGGATCTAAGCAATACCCAGCTCCAATCGTTGGCCGCACTCCAGCAACTCAGCAGCCTCAAAGCCTTGGATTTGAGCCAAAATCAGATTCAGGAGTTGAGCGGCTTGCGGCGAATGAAAGCTCTCGAAGCACTCAACCTCAGTGCCAATCAAATCAAAGACATTAGCGACTTATACGAGCTGGTTTTGCTCCAACGCCTCAATATCAGTAATAACTACGTCGAAAACATCTATGCTCTCAGCGACCTACAAGCGCTCAAGGTATTGGTGGCCAGCTTCAACAAACTAGAGGATGTATCGCCGCTGATTCGCCTCGAAAACCTCGAAGAACTGACCCTCACCAATAACAACATTCCAGAGGTAGACTTCCTGAAAGACCTACCCAAGCTGCGCCTGCTCGACCTGAGCAACAACCCCATCAGCCCCGAGCAGGTGTGGGCGCTCAAAAACCCACAACTCAAGCTGATTTTCAAAATTGGCAAAACAGCGTTTTGATTGACGATGTATGGCGTAATCGTCAATCAAAACACGCCAAGTACAAAAAAAGCTACCTCTTGAGGTAGCTTTTTTAAAATCACACAAGAGTACAGGCTGTTACTGTATCACAATCTCTACCACATTGCTGCGGATATTGTTGATGTCATAAAAAACAGCACGTTGTGTCATCAAGTCTGTGTATGTGTGGGTTGTTATTGCACGTAAGCTCAATTATCACAACAGCATAATCTTTGCGAATGGCAAACTCATCAATGGCTATCCGAGTAGCATATGTTTTCCGTTAATTTAGCACAGCAGTAAATGCCGATAACGCGCTGCTCAACCTCAAGGTTGGATAACTCTATCTCTGGTAAGTCAAGTAATTTTTCAATATCGAAGTTATACCCGGTCTTATCTTTGCGCCAAATTTACGGAAGAACCACGAAACACAAGATTTCCCACTGCTCCCCCACAATCAAACTCCAGTCATTGCACAATAAGGCTCATTGGCTGCTGCCGCAGGCAAACAAAAACCCATTGCAATCAGCTTTCAAAAAGCGTCCTACGATGGGGGAGTATGTTTTCAAGTAAGCTTATGAGCCTATTCCTCTGTTCTGCCCGGTTGTTGTGGGCGGCGGAGGTAAGCCGGTATTTCGAGTTTTTCTTTAAAAGACTCTTGGTTGACATCACTGCTCAGTTTTTTGAGGCGTTGGATGCGTTCCTCGGCTTCGCGGGCTAGGCGCTCACGTTTGGCTTCCAGCTCACGTTGTTTTTGGGCTTCACGTTCCAGCTCGATGTGTTTGTCAAAAACATCTTCGTAGCCATCCGGCTCATCGTCTAGATTATGGACAATGCGTGTAGGTTCTGCTTTTCGAGGTGGCTCGGGTATCTCATCCTCTTCTTCTTCAGGCATGGGGATGGGGCGTATGTCGGCAGGCTCTTGAGTAGCGGCCTCTTGTTGTAGGCTTTCCGGATTGGGGATAGGCTTTATATTAAACACGACGCTACGCTCATTGTCTTTGTAGGTATTTTCGACCACCGGGGGCTTGTTGCTGGGGGGAGCATCGAGGGTCGTAGGCGATTCAAACCCTGTGGCCACAATCGTTACGCGGATACTATCACCCAAGGTGGGGTCAATACCATTGCCAAAGATAACTTCGGCTTCTTCTCCGGCTTCGTTTTGGATATATTCTGTAATGCTCATGAACTCGTCGAGCTGTAGTTCGGCTTGCTCGCTCGACATCACAGAAAGCAGGATTTTCTGTGCTCCACGGATGCTCTGGTTGTTGAGTAGTGGCGAGTTGAGCGCTTCTTGTGCGGCACGGAGGGCGCGGTCTTCGCCTTCGGTTTTGGCCGAACCCATCACGGCAGAGCCAGAATTGCGCATAACCGTCTTCACATCTTCAAAGTCTACGTTTACGTAGCCTTCTACCGTGATGATTTCGGCGATGCCCTTGGCAGCGGTGGCCAAGATATTGTCGGCTTGAGCAAAGGCATCACTCATTTTGAGGTTGCCATAGATTTCGCTCAGGCGGTCGTTGGAAATGACCAGCACCGTGTCAGAGTGTTTTTTTAGCGCTTCTATCCCTTTTTCAGCCTGTTGCTTTTTCTTGCGGCCTTCAAAAGTAAAGGGGGCTGTTACGATGGCCACCGTCAAGATGCCTAGCTCGCGGGCTATTTCGGCGATGATGGGCGCAGCGCCCGTCCCTGTACCACCACCCATACCGGCAGTGATGAAGAGCATACGGGTATTTTCTTGAAGCATTTCCCTGATTTCATTCTTGCTTTCGAGGGCTGCTTCACGGCCTTTTTCGGGGTTTGCGCCCGCTCCCAACCCTTGGGTAAGGTTTACCCCTATCTGGAGTTTTTTGGGAATAGGACTAAGGTTAAGTGCCTGCAAATCGGTATTGCAGACAATAAACTCCACCCCTTGGATGCCTTTGTTATACATATAATTGACAGCATTGCTGCCTCCGCCGCCTACCCCAATAACCTTGATGATAGATTTTGCATTGACGGGAATATCAAATTCGTAACTGTTCGCCATACCTTTATAGTCGCCTTACAATTTGCAAATAAATGTACTATTTATTCGGTTTCCAACCTAGCGTGTAAGTTTTTTTCTTGGATGTTATATTCTATCATCTTCTACATCATCAATAAGCATGCCTTTTGTGCGCTCAATGATTTGCCAGAAGAAGCTGCGTCCTTCGCCTTCTTTCTTGGGTTTGCGCAAGTTGCTGCCGCTGCTGATCTGGTGGTAGCGGTTGTCGCGCTCATCAATAGCTCTAAAGCCTGCAATCACCAGTCCCATTGCTGTCGCATACATAGGATTTTGGGCAATGGCCACTTTGGACTTGCCGAGGTACTCCGTAGGATACCCGATACGGGTGTCCATCTTGGTCATATAATGAAACAGCTC contains:
- a CDS encoding leucine-rich repeat domain-containing protein, with translation MSLQATLRQQIAAYYADEEIDRALKYYVSTKCQNVAPLLEYEDEHAHAFITKQPLMPFFMEKPLAEGEDRFYLILADAGMGKTTFMLNLYFNYARRLLDVSYKMKLSFIPSDPNDELIADKPAYVRLFPLGLPNILREIEYIPEEDRPRTILMLDAFDEDALAIEDHHQRLHQILNLAKDFAEVIITCRTQFFPADEEEGEEEGVLEINYQDKHFRFRKIYLSPFDEEDIKKYLQKNYPFFSYFKRKKAEQIVRQSPNLMMRPMLLSYVDDLLQNREKFGYSYQIYEALIDRWLDREANRRKGRETEYKAALYRFAQAAALDMCRNSKVREGFWISADELTPLAAQYDITLNELELKSRSLLNLNAKGQYKFAHKSILEYFIAQQVFEAPILTEQFALSDLELAQLFLEEMSHQHLCGLEGVYQTLKFGEALPLTQLSRQTLAAIKVVHLPKITDHDLQALAVLPNLDNLQIADNISLSSTKLSNLLQKRHLDLSNTQLQSLAALQQLSSLKALDLSQNQIQELSGLRRMKALEALNLSANQIKDISDLYELVLLQRLNISNNYVENIYALSDLQALKVLVASFNKLEDVSPLIRLENLEELTLTNNNIPEVDFLKDLPKLRLLDLSNNPISPEQVWALKNPQLKLIFKIGKTAF
- the ftsZ gene encoding cell division protein FtsZ encodes the protein MANSYEFDIPVNAKSIIKVIGVGGGGSNAVNYMYNKGIQGVEFIVCNTDLQALNLSPIPKKLQIGVNLTQGLGAGANPEKGREAALESKNEIREMLQENTRMLFITAGMGGGTGTGAAPIIAEIARELGILTVAIVTAPFTFEGRKKKQQAEKGIEALKKHSDTVLVISNDRLSEIYGNLKMSDAFAQADNILATAAKGIAEIITVEGYVNVDFEDVKTVMRNSGSAVMGSAKTEGEDRALRAAQEALNSPLLNNQSIRGAQKILLSVMSSEQAELQLDEFMSITEYIQNEAGEEAEVIFGNGIDPTLGDSIRVTIVATGFESPTTLDAPPSNKPPVVENTYKDNERSVVFNIKPIPNPESLQQEAATQEPADIRPIPMPEEEEDEIPEPPRKAEPTRIVHNLDDEPDGYEDVFDKHIELEREAQKQRELEAKRERLAREAEERIQRLKKLSSDVNQESFKEKLEIPAYLRRPQQPGRTEE